In Acidisarcina polymorpha, the DNA window TCGATGCTGTACTTGGGGTCTTCCAAGTCCAGCAAAGCGCGGCATCCCTGCGCCTCTTCCATCGGGTGAATTTCCGACCTGATAAGGTTCTCCACCAATTGAGCCTCCAACGCCGACGCATCGGAGAGATGAACGATGCGAACGGGCACAGCTGGGGCTTCGGCCATCTGGGCCGCGCGGTAACGCCTTGCTCCAGCGATGATCTCGAAGCTGTTCTCGGTCAGTGGCCGCACAAGTAAAGGGGAGAGAACGCCCTGGGTACGAATAGACTCTGCCAGTTCCTTCAAGGCGGTTTCCTCGAAGGTACGGCGCGGGTTGGTCTTGGACTCAGTCAAGAGAGCGAGAGAGACGTTGCGATATTCGGTGGCATTGACGATCTGCGTTTCCATGATGGTGTGCTCCTTTCGAGCGGTTGAGGATTGAAAGATAGCGGAGCGGAGACACGCTGGCTGTTCCACCCCAAGGGAGCGGACTAGCCACGAATGCACTTGTCCGTGAAAGCCTCTGCGAATCCCTGCAAACGCAGGTTGTTATCCCACGTCTCGGCGAAGCGTTTGTGCTGCTCGTGAAGCTGGACGAGATGCACGTAGTGGTCGCGCACGATGTTGCGGCTCCACTGCTCGACGGCAACGTAATCGTTACGCCAGTACCAAGGATCGAGATGCGCTCCTCCCGCCATGCCTAGCTCGAAGCACATCTCGGGATCGCGCATAAGGTCGCCGTTCTGTTCGCCATAGTGAGCAACGGAGAGGGCGGGAAGTCCCATCGGGCCGGACTCGTCCATCGCTTCGATGACAAGCTCCATGTACGGAACGTTGTCGATCTTGAGGTAGAGGCCGGGGTGCCACCCTCCGGCCATCTTGAGGATTCGAAGGATGGTCTGCATTACGCCACCTTCGCCAGTTCTGCATCGGGCATCGTCTCTTCGGCTGCGGACGATTCCAGTGCGGCAAGGATGACGGCGGAGGTTTGCTGAATGACTTCCAGCGATTCAATCAGCAACGAAGCGTTGCCATGATAGAGAGCCATGTAATCGGCGTTATGTTGAGCTCAACATAATCGGCACTCGCGGTTCCAACCTCAAGCCCTACGGCTTTGCCGACAACAAACGCGATGGCTTCGGCTTCTGTCTCGCGCACAACCTTGCTTGTGGTGGTACGCCGCTCGGCCTTGTGCAACATCTCGTGAGCTTATGTTGTGTTCGCAGTTATGTTGCGCGAAGAGGCGAGCGCCTGGGCCGAAAATTCCTTGTGTAGGTATCGCCCCACGATGTCAGCGCGTTGAGAACGGAGTCAATGCTTTCTCGAACGGACGGGTTGAAATCATATTCGACGTGTAACAGTACGTTGCTAAGGTCTCGCCGAATCACGATTCCATCTGCTTCTAACTTGCGCAGGTGCTGAGTCAATAGCTTCTTGGAGGCGCCGGGAATCTGTCGTCTGAGCTGTCCCAGGCGGACAGGTCCGTTCCGCATCGCAGAGAGCAGATGCAGGCGCCACTTGCCTTGCAAAAGTACCTCAAACCCGACGTGTGCGTATCGGAATTCGTTTGCACCGGTTCCTCCTGCAACATCCGACTTGGGGAGGTCTGGCGAAACGTGAATTGCTCTATGTTGATTTGCCACAGCTTTCATTCGCCGGTCATCCTTGCATGTCCGTCAACGTGGGGAACGATGCCCCACAGCCTGAGCGCGCTTCACCATTCACGCCTTCGAGCGCAACACTTGCTGAACATATTCCAGCATCGTGTGCTTCCTCTCCTGAGGTGGCGGGCACCCCAATCTGACCGCATGGGCAGAATCGTTCACCTTCATCTCAGCCTTACACCGAGTTCATCAAGCTCGAACCTGTCGTCCACTGAAAGTTCTAGTTTGCTGGCTGCAACGTTCTCTTCCAGATGTTCGATAGAGGAAGTCCCCGGGATCACCACTGTCACTTGCGATCTCTTGTACAGCCAAGCTAGCGCAACCTGTCGCGTTGAGGCAGACATTCTGGAGGCGATACGACACAAGGTTTCAGACAATGCGAAACCGTCGATATGTAGCGGGCAAAAGGGGATGAAGCCAATGCGGTTGCGCTCACAGTAGGTCAACACATCGTCGTACTGGCGGTGTGCCAGATTGAAGAAGTTCTGAACTGTCGCGATTTCGACGATGGCTCTCGCTCTCTCAATCTGGTTCACCGAGACCTGTGACAATCCAATGTGCCGCAACTTGCCCTCGTCTCTGAGTGCACGTAATACAAGCATGGTCTCTTCTAAGGGCGTCGAAGGATCAACACGATGGAGTTGGTAAAGATCGATGCAATCAACCCCCAGATTTTGCAGACTACCCTCGATCGCGGCGCGAATATGGGATTCGTTACCTTTAATTGAGATGCTGCCGTCTTTGTTCCGAACCATCCCAGCCTTCGTCCCAATCACAAGCGAAGAGGGATACGGAGCAAGCGCGTCGCGAATCAGACGTTCATTGTCGCCTGGGCCATAGACGTCTGCAGTGTCGATGAATGTCACCCCAAGTTCCACCGCGCGACGAAGTAGGGCTTTCGCGACTTCCGGATCGCGCGGCGGTCCCGCAGCCCTCGGTCCCGCAAGCTGCATCGCGCCGTAGCCCATACGATGGACAGGCATATCACCGCCAATGTGAAAAACATCATTTGAATCAGCCACAGTCACAGCACCCATTTCTGGTCCATGCTTCTCACTCGGTCCTTAGAACTAGTGTTGTGCCTCTCCGCCTGGACTGACGCCCTATTCAAATCCGTTCCCAGGCTTGCGTATGGGGCGGGACCCAGGTCCACGGCAAGAGAGGCGATACGGGTCATTGCAAGAACACTGCCCTGTTAGCGACTAGAAAGTCTTCCAACGATAGCGGTGGCCGCTGGATCAACGATTCAATGGTGTCGTTGAGGGAGTCCGCGAGTCCCAGCCGAGCGTTCGCATCCACCGCCGCCGCAAGGATGGCGAAGGGTTCGGGCACTCCGAAGGCCTTCAATTGTTCTGTCAGAGCTTCGTCCGATAGATCGACCAATTCGATGGGCTTTCCGAGTACTCTCGTTGCCAGCTCCGCTACCTCGGCATTGGTGTACGCGATACTGCCGGTTAATTGGAGCGTTTCACTCCTTTTCAAATCTGACGATAGATTTCGAGCGATGGCAGCGGCCATGTCGTCGCGCGAGGCATAGGCCGTGCGTCCTTCACCGGCAGAGGTGAACCAGAAGCCACTCTTGATGACGGTCGGAAGGGCCAGGACGAGATTCTCGTAGTACGCATTGTTTTGGTAGATCGTGTAGCTGAGACCGCTGGCCTTAATTGCCTCTTCCGTTCCGTAGTGATCGTTGGCGAACGGTATGGGTGAGCCAGGCTCCGGATGAATCATGGAGGTGTAAGCAAGATGCGAAGCCCCCAACGCTTTCGCTGCTCTGATTGCTCTCTCGTGTTGTCGCAGGCGCTTGTTGTCTACCAGGTCGAACAGATCGGTTGCGATGATGAGAATCTTGTCGGCACCGACAAATGCCTTCTCCAGAGAGGGCTCATCATCAAAGTCGACGTGCCTTACCGTAATTCCGCGCTCCGCATAGGCTGTAAGAGCCTCCGGCTTCCGCGTGGTTGCGATGATGCGTGACGGATCGACAGTGTTCCCGTCGATCAAGTGATCAAGTACCCGACGCCCAAGCTGACCGGATGCGCCGGTAATTAGAATGTTGTTGCTCATGAATCCTCTCTCCAAACTCTTGCGAAACCGGATTGTCACAATCTCCCCGTAAGGGAATATCCTGATTAGAGCGGGTAGATTCCGAGCCGTAAAGAAGGCAGTTTCCTGGAAGATAGGCAGGTTAAAGGAACTAACTATGATTGGACAGACGACACAATTCGACTCTCAAGTGGATAACAACATTGACGTTGGTGGGTGCCCGAGCGTCTGCCCTACGTTTGACATCGTCCAAGGAATCAGTGGTAAGTGGACCACATTTCTTCTCATGGCTCTCGCGGAACGCACGCATCGCTTTGGGGAGCTGCGTTGACTCTTTCCAGGTATTTCTCAGCGCATGCTCACGCAAACTTTGAATGACTTGCAACGCGATGGTTACGTCAAACGAGTCGTATTGCCCACCAAACCGCCAAGCGTCGAATACAGCCTGAGCCAACTCGGACAATCACTCTTTCGGCAGTTGCAGTTTGTTTTGAATTGGGCGCGGGCAAACCATGAAGAAGTCGCAGCGGCGCGATTGGCGTTTGATGAGAAGCGTGGCGTTGGCAAAAAAGTCTCGCTTCAGTAGGTTCGGTTTCAGACGGAGTTTTCGAGTTGCAGGAGAGTGTCGTTTCAGAGAGACACTCTGCTTGACGCTACTTTGAATGCCTCCAAAGTGACAGCGATTGCGCGGCGGCGCGTGCTTTCTTGCCTCCACAGAGCATAGACATGACGAACGAGTGCCGGCCTCACCGGAACAATCCGGAGCTGTCTAGGTACGGGGTCTCGGCCAAGGCGCGGGATGACGCAAACACCTAAACCTGCAGCTACGAGAGCGAGCTGGGAGGCGTGTTCGTTTGCCCTGTGACTGAAGGTCGGCTCGTGTCCGCACGATCTGAGAGCTTGAACGAGCCAGTCGTGGCATATGGACCCGTTATGCCAACTAATCCAGGAATCTGAAGCCAAGTCTTTGAGCCGGATCTCGTGTTGTTCAGCAAGTCTATGCCGCACTGGCACGGCGATGTCCGCAACGTCGTCCATGAGCGTCGCCTTTGAAAGCCCGTTGACCGTGGGAAGCGGAGCGTTCTTCCAGTCGGTGGCAATGACAAGGTCGATATCTCCACGGTCAAGGAGCGAAATCGCTGACGCAGGCTCCTGTTCGTGAACAATGACCTCTAACTGCGGGTGGTTCTTTTCGAGATACTGGAGTGCTAAGGGAGCCAGTCCGCGAAGCGCTGTTGCGAATGCAGCGACGGATATCTGACCGACGATGGCATCGCGTCGCGCATCGAATTCTGCTTCGGCGCGCTCTAGCATCGCAAAGAGTTGATCCGCGTGAGAGGCCAGCAGGGCGGCTGAGTCCGTGAGTTTCACGCCGCGACCACTCTTCGTGAGCAACGGTTCGCCGAGTTCAGCTTCCAGTTTGGCGATCTGCTGTGAAACCGCTGAGTTCGTCACATGGAGTGCTGCTGCCGCAGCAACGACCGAGCCGTGCTTGGAAACGGCGTGGAGCACTCGCAACCGCTCGAAACTGATCATGTAGCAATCCTACGAGGTTTGCTGCATTAAGTTTCACTTGTACTACTTCTCGATTCAAGGCACGCTTGGGTATGGTGTCGGATGCAATCAGAGTGAGCGAGGTGAAGTGCATGTCAAATGCTGGCGAAGTGTCACATGGGATGGCCCAGATCAGGGCCAACCCTCGCCTCCACTATGTGAGTGCTGGTGAGGGAGATCGAGTCATTGTGCTGTTGCATGGCTTTCCGCAGACCTGGTGGGAATGGCATCGTGTGATTCCATCCCTTGTGAAGGCGGGATACAGAGTGATCGCCCCCGACTATCGTGGGGCAGGACACTCATCTCGCATGCCTGCTGGCTATGACAAACGCACCCTGGCTGACGATGTTCGCATGCTGCTTCAGGATGAGTTGGAGATTCGACAGAAGGTAGTCATGGTTGGCCATGACATTGGACTGATGGTCGCGTATGCGTATGCGGAGCAATTCCGGGACAGCGTGTCGCACCTGGTCGTCATGGACGCCCCATTGCCGGGAACGAAAGTATTCGACGACATCCGGCTGGATCCCCGGGTGTGGCACTTCGCTTTTCACGGAGCGCGAGACATCGCTGAAATGTTGGTCGTTGGGCGCGAGCGGCAGTATCTTCAGGCTTTCTTCAACGCTCGCATCTATGACCCGTCTGCCCTGAGTCAAGATGATCTTGATCTCTATAAGTCCGCTTACAGCGCACCTGGAGCGATGCGCGCGGGTTTTGAACTCTATCGGGCGTTTGATCAAGACGTGCAGGACAACCGCGAAGCATTGGAACGAAACGGAAAGCTTGGTGTCCCTGTCCTCGCAGTGTACGGAGCAATCAGCAACACCGGTGCTCGCATTGAGGCAATGATGCTGGAGGTCGCGGAGGACGTGACGCCACTTCGCATCCCGGCTTCAGCACACTGGATTGCGGAAGAAAATCCTGCAGCGTTCGTTGAAGGCCTTCTGCAATTCCTGAATCAGCCGCAAGACTGAGATGCAAATAGACGGAGTGTGTGGACCCACATCCACTGTATTGAGCCGTGGCACCACAAGCCGGGAGGGCAGAATGAACGCGATTCAGAGAACGAAGTGGGAGGCCCTAACGTATTGCGTTTGGTTGACCTGCCCGTTCCCGCTCCCGCGTCCGGACAGGTATTGGTGAAGGTCACGGCAGCGGGCGTCAACTTTGTCGACACGTATTATCGGGAAGGCCGGTATAAGGCGGGGCTTCCACTGGTCTTGGGTCAGGAATTTGCCGGGACAGTTGAGCGCACAGGACCTGGAGTCGAAGGGCTCTCCCTGGGTGACAGGGTGGCATCCGCTTCCGGA includes these proteins:
- a CDS encoding winged helix-turn-helix transcriptional regulator, yielding MSQRMLTQTLNDLQRDGYVKRVVLPTKPPSVEYSLSQLGQSLFRQLQFVLNWARANHEEVAAARLAFDEKRGVGKKVSLQ
- a CDS encoding DUF6908 domain-containing protein — encoded protein: MQTILRILKMAGGWHPGLYLKIDNVPYMELVIEAMDESGPMGLPALSVAHYGEQNGDLMRDPEMCFELGMAGGAHLDPWYWRNDYVAVEQWSRNIVRDHYVHLVQLHEQHKRFAETWDNNLRLQGFAEAFTDKCIRG
- a CDS encoding alpha/beta fold hydrolase, which translates into the protein MSNAGEVSHGMAQIRANPRLHYVSAGEGDRVIVLLHGFPQTWWEWHRVIPSLVKAGYRVIAPDYRGAGHSSRMPAGYDKRTLADDVRMLLQDELEIRQKVVMVGHDIGLMVAYAYAEQFRDSVSHLVVMDAPLPGTKVFDDIRLDPRVWHFAFHGARDIAEMLVVGRERQYLQAFFNARIYDPSALSQDDLDLYKSAYSAPGAMRAGFELYRAFDQDVQDNREALERNGKLGVPVLAVYGAISNTGARIEAMMLEVAEDVTPLRIPASAHWIAEENPAAFVEGLLQFLNQPQD
- a CDS encoding SDR family oxidoreductase → MSNNILITGASGQLGRRVLDHLIDGNTVDPSRIIATTRKPEALTAYAERGITVRHVDFDDEPSLEKAFVGADKILIIATDLFDLVDNKRLRQHERAIRAAKALGASHLAYTSMIHPEPGSPIPFANDHYGTEEAIKASGLSYTIYQNNAYYENLVLALPTVIKSGFWFTSAGEGRTAYASRDDMAAAIARNLSSDLKRSETLQLTGSIAYTNAEVAELATRVLGKPIELVDLSDEALTEQLKAFGVPEPFAILAAAVDANARLGLADSLNDTIESLIQRPPLSLEDFLVANRAVFLQ
- a CDS encoding winged helix-turn-helix transcriptional regulator, producing the protein MKAVANQHRAIHVSPDLPKSDVAGGTGANEFRYAHVGFEVLLQGKWRLHLLSAMRNGPVRLGQLRRQIPGASKKLLTQHLRKLEADGIVIRRDLSNVLLHVEYDFNPSVRESIDSVLNALTSWGDTYTRNFRPRRSPLRAT
- a CDS encoding aldo/keto reductase; this translates as MGAVTVADSNDVFHIGGDMPVHRMGYGAMQLAGPRAAGPPRDPEVAKALLRRAVELGVTFIDTADVYGPGDNERLIRDALAPYPSSLVIGTKAGMVRNKDGSISIKGNESHIRAAIEGSLQNLGVDCIDLYQLHRVDPSTPLEETMLVLRALRDEGKLRHIGLSQVSVNQIERARAIVEIATVQNFFNLAHRQYDDVLTYCERNRIGFIPFCPLHIDGFALSETLCRIASRMSASTRQVALAWLYKRSQVTVVIPGTSSIEHLEENVAASKLELSVDDRFELDELGVRLR
- a CDS encoding LysR family transcriptional regulator → MISFERLRVLHAVSKHGSVVAAAAALHVTNSAVSQQIAKLEAELGEPLLTKSGRGVKLTDSAALLASHADQLFAMLERAEAEFDARRDAIVGQISVAAFATALRGLAPLALQYLEKNHPQLEVIVHEQEPASAISLLDRGDIDLVIATDWKNAPLPTVNGLSKATLMDDVADIAVPVRHRLAEQHEIRLKDLASDSWISWHNGSICHDWLVQALRSCGHEPTFSHRANEHASQLALVAAGLGVCVIPRLGRDPVPRQLRIVPVRPALVRHVYALWRQESTRRRAIAVTLEAFKVASSRVSL